The Acidimicrobiales bacterium genome has a window encoding:
- the ectA gene encoding diaminobutyrate acetyltransferase: MQATGQRSSPTGQRTDRSDGTPPLTIRPATADDGAAMWDLAQGAVDDNSPYSYLLIGEYFGDTCVIAEREGDVLGFVTGFRRPDEPRTQFVWQIVVGEAGRGEGLGSKMLEALVDGPGPGTPADCLEATVTPDNAASQALFRSFARRRSAECVETVLFRREQFPVDAGEHEPEVLFRIGPWPDRSD, encoded by the coding sequence ATGCAGGCCACTGGACAACGCAGCAGCCCCACTGGACAACGCACGGATCGCAGCGATGGCACCCCACCGCTCACCATCCGACCGGCCACCGCCGACGACGGCGCCGCCATGTGGGATCTCGCCCAAGGCGCCGTGGATGACAACTCCCCGTACTCCTACCTTCTCATCGGCGAGTACTTCGGTGACACGTGCGTCATCGCCGAGCGCGAGGGCGACGTGCTGGGGTTCGTCACCGGATTCCGCCGCCCGGACGAACCCCGCACCCAGTTCGTGTGGCAGATCGTCGTCGGCGAGGCAGGACGCGGCGAGGGCCTGGGCTCCAAAATGCTCGAGGCCCTGGTCGACGGCCCCGGCCCCGGCACGCCGGCCGACTGCCTCGAGGCAACCGTGACGCCCGACAACGCGGCGTCGCAGGCGCTGTTCCGGTCCTTCGCCCGGCGCCGATCGGCCGAGTGCGTCGAGACGGTGCTGTTTCGGCGTGAACAGTTCCCCGTGGACGCCGGCGAACACGAACCAGAGGTGCTGTTCCGAATCGGGCCGTGGCCCGACCGCAGCGACTGA
- the ectB gene encoding diaminobutyrate--2-oxoglutarate transaminase, with amino-acid sequence MESIEQHESQVRSYCRGWPTTFVSGRGATLTAADGREYVDFFAGAGALNYGHNDPTMRDALIDYLTSGGVIHGLDMATAAKERFLDTFHDLILAPRNLDYVVQFPGPTGTNAVEAALKLARKVKGRDGIASFTNGFHGMTLGALAVTGNAMKREGAGVPLTNTVNLPFEGFHGSDVDTIELIARVLDQDGSGVDLPAAVIVETVQAEGGIHVASMEWLRRLREVCDELDMLLIVDDIQAGCGRTGSFFSFEEAGIEPDIVCLSKSISGFGLPMALTLFRREHDIWIPGEHNGTFRGNNAAFVTGTVALEKYWGDSVLSRETQRKSAAVRERLSMLAEAHPGVFGEVRGRGLIQGIDSLSGETADLVTTRAFELGLLLETAGPDGEITKLLPSLTIEDDLLDRGLTLLEQAVEDVVDREGARLLEVAEAN; translated from the coding sequence ATGGAATCGATCGAACAGCACGAGTCGCAGGTGCGGTCCTACTGCCGCGGCTGGCCCACGACCTTCGTCTCCGGCCGCGGCGCGACCCTGACCGCCGCCGACGGGCGCGAGTACGTCGACTTCTTCGCCGGCGCCGGCGCGCTGAACTACGGCCACAACGACCCGACCATGCGTGACGCGCTGATCGACTATCTGACCAGCGGTGGCGTGATCCACGGGTTGGACATGGCCACCGCGGCCAAGGAACGTTTTCTCGACACGTTCCACGATCTGATCCTGGCGCCCCGGAACCTCGACTATGTGGTGCAGTTCCCCGGCCCGACCGGCACCAACGCGGTCGAGGCGGCTCTGAAACTCGCCAGAAAGGTGAAGGGTCGTGACGGTATCGCGAGCTTCACCAACGGGTTCCACGGCATGACCCTCGGTGCACTGGCGGTGACCGGCAACGCGATGAAGCGCGAGGGTGCCGGCGTGCCGCTGACCAATACCGTCAACCTGCCGTTCGAGGGGTTCCACGGCAGCGACGTCGACACGATCGAGCTGATCGCCCGGGTCCTCGATCAGGACGGCAGCGGCGTCGATCTTCCGGCCGCCGTGATCGTGGAGACCGTGCAGGCGGAGGGCGGCATCCACGTGGCGTCGATGGAGTGGCTGCGGCGACTCCGCGAGGTCTGCGACGAACTCGACATGCTGCTCATCGTCGACGACATCCAGGCGGGTTGTGGGCGCACCGGCTCGTTCTTCTCGTTCGAAGAGGCGGGCATCGAGCCCGACATCGTGTGCCTGTCGAAGTCCATCAGCGGCTTCGGGCTGCCGATGGCGCTCACCCTGTTCCGCCGCGAGCACGACATCTGGATTCCCGGCGAGCACAACGGGACGTTCCGCGGCAACAACGCGGCCTTCGTCACGGGCACTGTCGCCCTCGAGAAGTACTGGGGTGACTCGGTGCTCTCCCGCGAGACTCAGCGCAAGTCCGCCGCCGTGCGCGAACGTCTCTCGATGCTGGCCGAGGCACACCCCGGCGTCTTCGGCGAGGTGCGAGGACGAGGACTCATCCAGGGAATCGACAGCCTCTCCGGAGAAACGGCCGACCTGGTGACCACTCGTGCATTCGAGCTCGGCCTGCTGCTCGAGACGGCAGGGCCGGACGGTGAGATCACCAAGCTTCTCCCGTCACTGACGATCGAGGACGACCTCCTCGACCGCGGTCTCACCCTGCTCGAACAGGCCGTTGAGGACGTGGTCGATCGCGAGGGCGCCCGTCTCCTCGAAGTCGCGGAGGCCAACTGA
- a CDS encoding ectoine synthase, which yields MKIRHLHEIDDTEADVRADTWRSRRLLLARDGMGFSVHDTVLYAGTTTEMHYANHLEAVYCIEGHAEIEDLATGERHEIRPGTLYALDDHDRHVLRAIEDFRCVCVFNPPVTGREVHDENGVYPLLTDGPADGHREVPA from the coding sequence ATGAAGATCCGCCACCTCCACGAGATCGACGACACCGAGGCCGACGTCCGCGCCGACACCTGGCGCTCACGCCGGCTGTTGTTGGCCCGCGACGGCATGGGCTTCTCCGTGCACGACACGGTGCTCTACGCCGGCACCACCACCGAGATGCACTACGCCAACCACCTCGAAGCCGTGTACTGCATCGAAGGGCACGCGGAGATCGAGGACCTCGCCACCGGTGAGCGCCACGAGATTCGTCCCGGCACGCTCTACGCGCTCGACGACCACGATCGCCACGTGCTCCGGGCCATCGAGGACTTCCGGTGTGTGTGCGTGTTCAACCCGCCCGTCACCGGGCGCGAGGTCCACGACGAGAACGGCGTCTATCCGCTGCTCACCGACGGCCCGGCCGACGGGCACCGTGAGGTGCCCGCGTGA
- a CDS encoding phytanoyl-CoA dioxygenase family protein: MNTSPRRTADDRYPSRIGGSAEISERTAPLVWGDDGPLSGHELRRYERDGFLMFSGLLPESTVAECLEAVSELERGAYSNSSAEVAEPGDDAALRSLFQLDRHPAFAALMARPELADVARQLLGSDVTIHQSRLNLKRAFEGRGFPWHSDFETWHVEDGMPEPRAVSCSVALTPNHAHNGPLHLIAGSHRWFVSCPGRTPSDHHLESLRRQEYGVPDEKTLTELGRRGSLDTFTGPAGSVVFFECNVMHGSGDNISPEPRTNAFFVYNSVENALEAPYGAEKPRPEHLAARSAEPVGRSAGSWPS; encoded by the coding sequence GTGAACACGTCACCGAGACGAACCGCGGACGACCGCTATCCATCCCGCATCGGCGGCTCCGCCGAAATCTCCGAACGCACGGCCCCACTCGTGTGGGGCGACGACGGACCGCTGTCGGGCCACGAGCTCCGCCGCTACGAGCGCGACGGCTTCCTCATGTTCTCCGGCCTCCTGCCGGAATCGACGGTCGCCGAGTGCCTGGAAGCGGTTTCGGAGCTCGAGCGCGGTGCCTACTCGAACTCGAGCGCCGAGGTGGCCGAACCCGGCGACGACGCGGCGCTCCGCTCGCTGTTCCAGCTGGACCGACACCCGGCCTTCGCCGCGCTCATGGCCCGCCCCGAGCTGGCCGACGTCGCTCGTCAGCTGCTGGGTTCCGACGTGACGATCCACCAGAGCCGCCTCAATCTCAAGCGGGCGTTCGAGGGTCGCGGCTTCCCGTGGCATTCGGATTTCGAGACCTGGCACGTCGAGGACGGCATGCCCGAACCCCGGGCCGTCAGCTGCTCGGTCGCCCTGACGCCGAACCACGCCCACAACGGCCCGTTGCACCTCATCGCCGGTTCGCATCGCTGGTTCGTGTCGTGCCCGGGCCGCACCCCGAGCGACCATCATCTCGAGTCGCTCCGCCGTCAGGAGTACGGCGTGCCCGACGAGAAGACGCTCACCGAGCTCGGTCGACGCGGGTCGCTCGACACGTTCACCGGCCCGGCCGGCAGTGTCGTTTTCTTCGAGTGCAACGTGATGCACGGCTCGGGCGACAACATCTCGCCCGAACCGCGCACCAACGCGTTCTTCGTCTACAACAGCGTCGAGAACGCCCTCGAGGCGCCGTACGGCGCCGAGAAGCCCCGGCCCGAACATCTGGCCGCACGGTCCGCCGAGCCGGTGGGTCGATCCGCAGGGAGCTGGCCGTCATGA
- a CDS encoding aspartate kinase produces MTTGLNDTIVCKFGGSSVADADQIVKVRDIVAADERRRHIVVSAPGRRHAHEEKVTDHLLNIATHGAHFAERRPPIAVEDSTKAVNTRFGEILVGLDLPSEPMLQELDRDLATDLEGAARVAFLASRGEHYSARIVAAFLTASEMPASARLPEDFGLLVDGPMLQARVHPDTSERIAALDVTDELAVIPGYYGVQEDGTVAVFSRGGSDLTGGEVAAAVNAGSYENWTDVSGVFEADPRVLPEARAIPRLTFKEIRLLASKGFNVFHFDAMVNCRRRGVPIHIRNTNDPEAAGTRILNERVPEEGVVGIARLDDVGYIYLEKDDLSMEVGFTASLLRIFQDFGINTHHYPTDRDDIAVLVDQTDLKGSINDLRRAIDETLQPDAMEVVYNLSILTPVGLGLKHNSSPVADALQSLSERNIALEMFHQSPSQLCFHLGVSGAAADVAYRALYEALIGGD; encoded by the coding sequence ATGACGACAGGACTCAACGACACCATCGTCTGCAAGTTCGGCGGCAGTTCCGTGGCCGACGCCGATCAGATCGTGAAGGTGCGCGACATCGTGGCGGCCGACGAGCGCCGCCGCCACATCGTGGTGTCGGCGCCGGGGCGACGCCACGCCCACGAGGAGAAGGTGACCGATCATCTCCTCAACATCGCCACCCACGGCGCGCACTTCGCCGAGCGTCGTCCGCCGATCGCCGTCGAGGACAGCACGAAAGCCGTCAATACCCGGTTCGGCGAGATCCTCGTGGGCCTCGACCTGCCGTCGGAGCCGATGCTCCAGGAGTTGGACCGAGATCTCGCCACCGACCTCGAGGGTGCGGCGCGCGTGGCTTTCCTCGCGTCTCGCGGCGAGCACTACTCGGCTCGCATCGTGGCGGCGTTCCTCACCGCCAGCGAGATGCCCGCGTCGGCGCGCCTGCCCGAGGACTTCGGCCTGCTGGTCGACGGGCCGATGCTCCAGGCCCGCGTCCACCCCGACACGTCGGAACGGATCGCGGCGCTCGACGTCACCGACGAGCTCGCGGTGATCCCGGGCTACTACGGCGTGCAGGAGGACGGCACCGTCGCTGTGTTCTCCCGCGGCGGGTCCGATCTCACCGGGGGAGAGGTGGCCGCCGCGGTGAACGCCGGCAGCTACGAGAACTGGACCGATGTGAGCGGCGTCTTCGAAGCCGATCCCCGCGTCCTCCCCGAGGCACGGGCCATTCCCCGACTGACCTTCAAGGAGATCCGTCTCCTCGCTTCCAAGGGGTTCAACGTCTTCCACTTCGACGCGATGGTCAACTGTCGCCGGCGGGGGGTGCCGATCCACATCCGCAACACCAACGACCCCGAGGCGGCGGGTACCCGCATCCTCAACGAGCGGGTGCCCGAAGAGGGCGTGGTGGGGATCGCCCGCCTCGACGACGTGGGCTACATCTACCTCGAGAAGGACGATCTCAGCATGGAGGTGGGATTCACCGCCTCGCTGCTGCGCATCTTCCAGGACTTCGGCATCAACACCCACCACTATCCGACCGACCGCGACGACATCGCCGTGCTGGTCGACCAGACGGACCTGAAGGGCAGCATCAACGACCTACGTCGGGCCATCGACGAGACGCTGCAACCCGACGCGATGGAGGTGGTCTACAACCTCTCGATCCTCACGCCGGTGGGTCTGGGGCTGAAGCACAACTCGTCCCCCGTGGCCGACGCCCTCCAGTCGCTGTCGGAACGCAACATCGCCCTGGAGATGTTCCACCAGAGCCCGTCGCAGCTGTGCTTCCACCTCGGTGTCTCGGGAGCGGCAGCCGACGTCGCGTACCGCGCCCTCTACGAAGCGCTGATCGGCGGCGACTGA
- a CDS encoding ATP-binding cassette domain-containing protein, with the protein MTDAIRATGLVKRYGDVTALAGLDLAVPEGTVLALLGPNGAGKTTAVSILSTLLIPDEGQATIAGADLISAPVTVRRRIGLSGQYAAVDEVLTGFENLDMIGRLYRMGKSASKTRARELLERFDLVEAGDRPVKTYSGGMRRRLDLAGALVAEPPVLFLDEPTTGLDPRSRIELWAIIRELVERGSTLLLTTQYMEEADQLADDIVVIDHGRAIAQGTSDELKTQIGGERIEVIVADAADVEAARGVLAEVAVGDVEVTESARRLLAPVTAGAASLTRTLRGLDDAGIAVSDIGLRRPTLDDVFLTLTGHAAGDGAAEGEGES; encoded by the coding sequence ATGACGGATGCGATCCGGGCGACGGGCCTGGTGAAACGATACGGCGACGTGACGGCGCTGGCGGGGCTCGATCTGGCCGTGCCGGAGGGGACCGTGCTGGCCCTGCTCGGGCCGAACGGCGCGGGCAAGACCACCGCAGTGTCGATCCTCTCCACACTGCTCATTCCCGACGAGGGACAGGCCACCATCGCCGGGGCCGACCTGATCTCGGCGCCGGTCACCGTGCGTCGGCGGATCGGTTTGTCGGGCCAGTACGCGGCGGTCGACGAGGTGCTGACCGGCTTCGAGAACCTCGACATGATCGGTCGTCTCTACCGCATGGGGAAGTCCGCCTCGAAGACCCGGGCCCGCGAGTTGCTCGAACGTTTCGATCTGGTCGAGGCCGGCGACCGTCCGGTGAAGACCTACTCCGGCGGCATGCGCCGTCGCCTCGATCTCGCCGGCGCGCTGGTCGCCGAGCCGCCGGTGCTGTTCCTCGACGAGCCCACAACCGGGCTCGATCCCCGGAGCCGCATCGAGCTGTGGGCGATCATCCGTGAACTGGTCGAACGGGGTTCCACGCTGCTGCTCACCACGCAATACATGGAGGAGGCCGATCAGCTCGCCGACGACATCGTGGTGATCGACCACGGGCGGGCGATCGCCCAGGGCACGAGTGACGAGCTCAAGACCCAGATCGGTGGCGAGCGCATCGAAGTGATCGTCGCCGATGCGGCCGATGTCGAAGCCGCTCGCGGCGTGTTGGCGGAGGTAGCGGTCGGCGACGTCGAGGTGACGGAGTCGGCCCGTCGACTTCTCGCACCGGTGACCGCCGGCGCGGCCTCGCTCACCCGCACGCTGCGCGGTCTCGACGACGCCGGGATCGCCGTCAGCGACATCGGGCTTCGTCGGCCCACGCTGGACGACGTGTTCCTCACGCTCACCGGCCACGCCGCCGGAGATGGGGCAGCCGAAGGAGAGGGGGAGTCATGA
- a CDS encoding ABC transporter permease — protein sequence MSAIRWILADTAVIAKRNVIKIARVPEVMVFVVLSPIMFVLLFGYVFGNSIVIEGTNYREFLIAGIFAQTVMFGATFTGAGIAEDMQKGIIDRFRSLPMSRSAVLAGRTISDVIYNLVSLVIMALTGLLVGWRIRGSILDAVLGILLLLLFAYAVSWIMAYVGLVVPSVEVVNNASFMFIFPLSFIANTFVPSDDLPGPLKAFAEWNPVSTVTQASRELFGNIPEGVPEPEAWPLENPVVYTLIWVVLIIAIFAPLSVGRYKKANRG from the coding sequence ATGAGCGCAATCCGCTGGATACTCGCCGACACCGCCGTCATCGCGAAGCGCAACGTCATCAAGATCGCCCGGGTGCCCGAGGTGATGGTGTTCGTCGTGCTCTCGCCGATCATGTTCGTGTTGCTGTTCGGCTACGTCTTCGGCAACTCGATCGTCATCGAGGGCACGAACTACCGCGAGTTTCTGATCGCCGGCATCTTCGCCCAGACGGTCATGTTCGGTGCCACGTTCACCGGCGCCGGGATCGCGGAGGACATGCAGAAGGGCATCATCGACCGGTTCCGGTCGCTGCCCATGTCGCGTTCCGCAGTGCTGGCCGGTCGCACGATCAGCGACGTGATCTACAACCTGGTGTCGCTCGTGATCATGGCCCTCACCGGGCTGCTGGTCGGCTGGCGCATCAGGGGGTCGATCCTCGACGCCGTCCTCGGCATCCTGCTTCTGCTGCTGTTCGCCTACGCGGTGTCGTGGATCATGGCCTACGTGGGGCTGGTGGTGCCCAGCGTCGAGGTGGTCAACAACGCCTCGTTCATGTTCATCTTCCCGCTCAGCTTCATCGCCAACACCTTCGTACCGTCCGACGACCTGCCGGGGCCGCTCAAGGCATTCGCCGAATGGAACCCGGTCTCGACCGTCACCCAGGCATCACGAGAACTGTTCGGCAACATCCCCGAGGGCGTACCCGAACCCGAGGCCTGGCCGCTCGAGAACCCGGTCGTCTACACGCTGATCTGGGTCGTGCTCATCATCGCAATCTTCGCGCCGCTGTCGGTCGGTCGCTACAAGAAGGCCAACCGGGGCTGA
- a CDS encoding Hsp20 family protein: protein MLFRFDPFDQLDRFGRPQSMLAMDATRTDDEVNVYFDLPGVMPEDLDITVEKNAVTIEASRRWFDADAKTVASERPQGTFKRELQLGEHLDSDALKAKLENGVLTLSVPIKEGTKPRSISVSTRDGEAKELSTSSASSG from the coding sequence GTGTTGTTCCGCTTTGACCCCTTCGATCAGCTCGACCGCTTCGGACGCCCCCAGTCGATGCTGGCGATGGACGCCACCCGCACCGACGACGAGGTGAACGTCTACTTCGATCTCCCCGGCGTGATGCCGGAAGACCTCGACATCACCGTCGAGAAGAACGCCGTCACCATCGAGGCGAGCCGCCGCTGGTTCGACGCAGACGCGAAGACCGTGGCGAGCGAACGCCCGCAGGGCACCTTCAAGCGTGAGCTGCAACTCGGCGAGCACCTCGACAGCGATGCCCTCAAGGCCAAGCTCGAGAACGGTGTGCTCACCCTGTCCGTGCCGATCAAGGAAGGCACCAAGCCCCGCTCGATCAGCGTGTCCACACGCGACGGCGAGGCGAAGGAACTCTCCACCAGTTCCGCCAGTTCGGGCTGA
- a CDS encoding MarR family transcriptional regulator — translation MSSNLLADVERALEQLFRLGANRRFDARQEEAVGAAVTRAGYAVLRCLSSSDGMGVAALAEACAMDAATASRQVDRLETDGLVVRRADENDGRAVSVTITPRGRAVYDAVVAYRLGYLTDALSEWQAGDLSTLSASIERLVGDLTRTPATDPKTPNRADPEVRPAKRG, via the coding sequence ATGTCATCTAATCTCCTGGCCGACGTCGAGCGTGCTCTCGAGCAGCTGTTCCGGCTCGGGGCAAACCGCCGATTCGACGCGCGTCAGGAGGAGGCCGTTGGCGCGGCGGTCACCCGGGCCGGCTACGCCGTGCTGCGCTGTCTGTCCTCGTCCGACGGGATGGGTGTGGCTGCGTTGGCCGAGGCGTGTGCGATGGACGCGGCCACGGCCAGTCGCCAGGTCGACCGACTCGAAACCGATGGACTCGTCGTGCGGCGCGCCGACGAAAACGACGGGAGGGCCGTCAGCGTCACGATCACGCCGCGCGGCCGTGCCGTCTACGACGCAGTCGTCGCCTACCGGTTGGGCTATCTCACCGACGCCCTGTCGGAATGGCAGGCCGGTGACCTCTCGACGCTCTCGGCGTCGATCGAACGACTGGTCGGCGATCTCACCCGGACGCCGGCCACCGACCCGAAAACGCCGAACCGGGCGGACCCGGAGGTCCGCCCGGCCAAGCGGGGCTGA
- a CDS encoding DegT/DnrJ/EryC1/StrS family aminotransferase: protein MGEEQGRRIEYAGSVHDEREIEAVVEVLRGGPTALRIGKNVRAMEARVAELFGKRRGVMCNSGSSALYLAIEVLGLEPGDEIVTAAVTFSTDIAPMIRAGIVPAFVDVTRDTFQIDVDGIEEMIGPRTRAILAPNLIGNAPDWDRIREIADRHDLKVIEDSCDALGLTLRGTPTGTRADISLTSFALSHIITAAGTGGMVCFDDDEMADQALLLRRWGRRSEVQLFGSRRGEGDRFFSAIEDDLEYDNLFIFDEVGWNFEPSELSAAFGLVQLDKLGDNLARRQRSFELTSAQFAKWPDMFELPRLTDGIETGWHMFPLIIREHSGIRRGDFQKWMERHGVDTRMVWTGNAARQPAFRDKPLRQPTAGLPNADRVMEWGVVLPNSHSLDDDDCAYIGECAEGFLAAEGLLG, encoded by the coding sequence ATGGGTGAGGAACAGGGACGTCGGATCGAATACGCGGGGTCGGTGCACGACGAGCGCGAGATCGAGGCCGTCGTCGAGGTGCTGCGGGGTGGACCCACCGCGCTGCGCATCGGCAAGAACGTGCGGGCCATGGAGGCCCGCGTGGCCGAGCTGTTCGGCAAGCGCCGCGGTGTGATGTGCAACTCGGGGAGCTCGGCGCTCTATCTCGCCATCGAGGTGCTCGGCCTCGAGCCCGGCGACGAGATCGTCACGGCTGCGGTCACCTTCTCCACCGACATCGCGCCGATGATCCGCGCCGGCATCGTGCCGGCGTTCGTGGACGTCACCCGGGACACCTTCCAGATCGACGTCGATGGCATCGAGGAGATGATCGGCCCCCGCACCCGGGCGATCCTGGCGCCCAACCTCATCGGCAACGCGCCTGACTGGGACCGCATCCGTGAGATCGCCGATCGCCACGACCTCAAGGTGATCGAAGACTCGTGCGACGCCCTCGGGCTCACCCTGCGGGGCACGCCCACTGGCACCCGGGCCGACATCAGCCTCACGAGCTTCGCCCTGTCGCACATCATCACCGCGGCCGGCACCGGTGGCATGGTCTGCTTCGACGACGATGAGATGGCCGACCAGGCACTGCTGCTCCGCCGGTGGGGGAGGCGCTCCGAGGTGCAGCTCTTCGGCTCTCGCCGCGGGGAAGGCGACCGCTTCTTCAGCGCGATCGAGGACGACCTCGAATACGACAACCTGTTCATCTTCGACGAGGTCGGCTGGAACTTCGAGCCGTCGGAGCTGTCGGCCGCGTTCGGTCTCGTGCAGCTCGACAAGCTCGGCGACAACCTGGCCCGCCGCCAGCGCAGCTTCGAGCTGACCAGCGCCCAGTTCGCCAAGTGGCCCGACATGTTCGAGCTCCCTCGACTCACCGACGGCATCGAGACCGGGTGGCACATGTTCCCGCTGATCATCCGCGAGCACTCCGGTATCCGCCGTGGCGACTTCCAGAAGTGGATGGAACGCCACGGGGTCGACACCCGCATGGTGTGGACCGGCAACGCCGCCCGTCAGCCGGCCTTCCGCGACAAGCCGCTGCGCCAGCCGACCGCAGGGCTACCCAACGCCGACCGGGTCATGGAATGGGGAGTGGTGCTCCCCAATTCCCACTCGCTCGACGACGACGACTGCGCGTACATCGGCGAGTGCGCCGAAGGGTTTCTCGCGGCCGAAGGCCTGCTCGGCTGA
- a CDS encoding MFS transporter, with the protein MRHAWTTVAVVILAAFQTTMTLSAVFVVFVDLGDYFPDATNSELSWAINAFTIVSASTVVLGAAIGDQWGRKRTTLTGTLIFAVGSIVAGTAPGVGILILGRSIQALGAALAGPSSIALVLEAFPFEKRGIAIGVFTMGGGLAAALGPSLGGVIVEHLGWRWAFLAVVPVGLVSVVLGAVVFTESFGTRRERLPDPLGSLMLMFGVGSLILALVQTDEWGWADSRTIAAAVTGLVLITALLRRSMRHPAPIIDLGLYRLRTFRAGNGGLATFAASFFTMQFAAIFFLTEVWGYEIGRAGLLAAPFFLTTGLMGPIAGRAVDRAGPRPVATLGAGLWTVAMLVLAVLISDEPDVTMWLIVVVTSGVGSGLFWGATPTLTMEELDGHGFASASGINQTMQNTGNAFAIAIAITLLGNQPSLGEFTPVFAMVVGFGALSAAVLWTAGARADDPTPELAPTVAPFIE; encoded by the coding sequence ATGCGCCATGCGTGGACAACGGTCGCCGTGGTGATCCTCGCGGCCTTCCAGACCACGATGACGCTGTCGGCGGTGTTCGTGGTGTTCGTCGACCTCGGCGACTACTTCCCCGACGCAACGAACTCCGAGCTCTCGTGGGCCATCAACGCGTTCACGATCGTGAGCGCGTCGACCGTCGTACTGGGGGCCGCGATCGGCGACCAATGGGGAAGAAAGCGCACGACCCTGACGGGCACGCTGATCTTCGCGGTCGGATCCATCGTCGCCGGCACGGCGCCCGGCGTGGGAATCCTGATCCTCGGACGGAGCATCCAGGCCCTCGGCGCAGCCCTCGCCGGTCCGTCGTCGATCGCGCTCGTGCTCGAGGCGTTTCCGTTCGAGAAGCGGGGGATCGCCATCGGCGTGTTCACCATGGGTGGCGGACTCGCCGCCGCACTCGGCCCGTCGCTCGGCGGCGTGATCGTCGAACACCTCGGGTGGCGCTGGGCGTTCCTGGCGGTCGTGCCCGTCGGCCTCGTCTCGGTGGTGCTCGGAGCGGTCGTGTTCACCGAGAGCTTCGGTACGCGTCGTGAACGACTGCCCGACCCGTTGGGCTCCCTGATGCTCATGTTCGGTGTCGGGTCACTGATCCTCGCGCTCGTGCAGACCGACGAGTGGGGGTGGGCCGACTCCCGCACGATCGCCGCAGCGGTGACCGGCCTCGTGCTCATCACTGCGCTGCTCCGTCGGTCGATGCGTCACCCGGCGCCCATCATCGATCTCGGGCTCTACCGGCTGCGCACCTTCCGCGCCGGCAACGGCGGCCTGGCGACGTTCGCCGCCAGCTTCTTCACGATGCAGTTCGCGGCGATCTTCTTCCTCACCGAGGTCTGGGGCTACGAGATCGGTCGGGCCGGCCTGCTCGCCGCGCCCTTCTTCCTGACCACCGGACTGATGGGCCCGATCGCCGGACGGGCCGTCGACCGCGCCGGACCCCGCCCCGTGGCCACACTCGGTGCCGGGCTCTGGACGGTTGCCATGCTCGTACTCGCCGTGCTCATCAGCGACGAACCCGACGTGACGATGTGGTTGATCGTCGTCGTGACCAGCGGCGTCGGCTCCGGCCTCTTCTGGGGAGCCACGCCGACGCTGACGATGGAGGAGCTCGACGGTCATGGGTTCGCGAGCGCCTCGGGAATCAACCAGACGATGCAGAACACGGGAAACGCATTCGCGATCGCGATCGCGATCACCCTCCTCGGCAATCAGCCGTCGCTCGGCGAGTTCACCCCTGTGTTCGCCATGGTCGTCGGATTCGGCGCGCTCAGCGCGGCCGTGCTGTGGACTGCGGGTGCGCGCGCCGACGACCCGACGCCCGAGCTCGCACCCACTGTCGCCCCGTTCATCGAATAG